The Primulina eburnea isolate SZY01 chromosome 12, ASM2296580v1, whole genome shotgun sequence genome includes the window CGATCTAAATTCTTGAAGTTCTGTTTAAAATTCACGATAAACTTCACGTTGGTCGAAagatatttttcaattaaatcttATTTCTAATAAAAATTAGTAAGGACATTTGCTCTTATACACCTAGATCATCCAATTGCTCTCTTGGGCAACAAATCTTTATTTTGctcaaattaatttttaattaaattattatgggTTTGGCTCGTCAAAAATATGCCTTATGTAGGTCAGTAAGATGAATATAAGAGTTGCattcctattttttttttaataactaTTGAGATATATAATTTCACGCTGTTTATACTCCCGCCAGCGACCTACCCATGCAGTCTTAGGAATTAGGAATCATTCAGACATGTAGTTGAATTTTCTCCCATGATTAGTGTGAACGAGAGTTCACAGTTCTACGTACATTAGATTATCATAATTCAAGACTTACTATGTTAGGTAATCAAAACTCATGGCCCACATTTAAATCGAATTATTTGGGATTTGATCATTACTCGAATCGTGATAGTTTTTGATAAATTGTAGATGCCAAGTAGATGCCAAGATATAcattcaaattattattattttggattCCTTGTGTCTTGGTTTTATGTTTTGGTGCAGAATTCAAGCGTATTATATTTTGCTACACACCGGGCTCGGACTCAACTTATGTCATTTTTACTAGTGGGCACATGAGCGTTGCACCTTACGACAACATAGCCAGGTCTTACTCGATGACTCGAGAAATATACGATACGAGACATGGATCGTAAACAGAAAGAATAAACTTTTAACTTTGAGGCAACCTCAGTAAGTCCAACTCTGCTTGGCAAATACAGAAGCCCGACCttgctcggcacctcagtaagcccgactttgctcggcacctcagtaagcCCGATTTTACTCGGCACCTCAGTAAACCCGACTTTGCTCGACACCTCAGTAACCCGATTTTACTCGGCACCCCAGTAAGCCTGACCttgctcggcacctcagtaagcCCGATTTTACTCGGCACCTCAGGAAGCCCGACCTGTCGCTACCCTTTAGTTAAGCCCGATTTTACTCAGAACCTCAGTAAGCCCGATTTATCGGCACTCAGTAAGCCCGCCTTGCTCGGCACCTCGAAGCCCAACCTTGCTCGGCACCTCGGAAGCCGCTTGACTCGGCACCTCAGGAAGCCCGACCttgctcggcacctcagtaagAATGCCCGtgctcggcacctcagtaagcCCGATTTTACTCGGCAACCTCAGTAAGCTCGATTTTActcggcacctcagtaagcTCGACCTTTGACTCGGCAACCTCAGTAAGTAAGCCCGACCttgctcggcacctcagtaagTCCAACTCTGCTTGGCAATTACATAAGCCCGACTTTGCTCGGCACCTCGGTAAGCCCGACCttgctcggcacctcagtaagcCCAACTCTGCTTGGCAAATATACAAGTCTAACCTCGTGTTCGTCAGTCAAGAAGTCAAACTCGGCTCGGAAAACATATAAGCTAGATCTCGCACTCGACAACTTGAATTTGATTCTTAATATGTTGCTTTTTATTTGAGCTCGATTTTCAGCAGACTATTATCTATAGCTCTTTATTTGAGCTCGGTTTTCAGCAGACTATTATCTATAGCTCTTTATTTGAGCTCGATTTTCAGCATGATCTTATCTATAACTCTTTATTTAAGCTCGGTTTTGAGCAGACTATTATCTATAGCTCTTTATTTGAGCTCGGTATTAAGCAGGATATTATCTATAGCTCTTTATTTGAGCTCGGTTTTCAAGAAGATCTTATCTATAGCTCTTTATTTGAGCTCGGTTTTAACAGACCTTGATCTATAGCTCTTTATTTGAGCTCGGTTTTCAGCAGACTATGATCTATAGCTTTATAGCTTTTTATTTGAGCTCGATTTTCAGGAAGATCTTGTCTATAGCTCTTCATTTGAGCTCGGTTTTCAACATGATCTTATTTATAACTCATCATTTTAGCTCGATTATTAGCAGGATATTCTTTATGGCTCTTCATTTGAGCTCGACTTTCAGCAATCGATATATCTCGAACTTCGTATTTATGCTGGTCTCGACATCTTGACCTGACTTCTTATTGAGGAATATAGCCACTCTTGGGTCTTTTGACTCTCTAGCGACTCGAAAGGAAAAATCATTTGACTATCTATTCAATATCAGACTACTACATTGGCCGCTTAATTTGGCTCATCTCAGAAAGCACAATCCACAACAAACGCTCAAAGGACACTATTACATGCAACGAGAATATTATCTTACATACTCTAAAATATAATTCATTCATTTAACGTTCCTCCATCATTTCACTCTTCATCACTTTTTTGCGGGGGGTTACTAGTGATGATATGGTAAAAATCCTATCAtatcattaattatattttagagaTATTACAagatattgcattgatatgcATAAATCTAGTTGCCATATATTACAAAATTCTATACCATCTAAGACTCCACATCTATAAATAAAGGGCTCTTAACCCTAATTAAGAGACGCTTTCATGTACAATTATTTTCCTCGGTCttatatttttctctcaaatactaTACTGACTGGAGCGTCGGAGTGGCTTCGCCTCTGGGCGGAGTCATCTCACCATTTTTCTTTGATACACAGTTATATTTTTGGAGTGGTTTGATTCGATATATTAAAGAATTGGTTCGTGATCATCGATTCAAGGTATTTTTATGGATGCGCATTTTTTGAGCGCATCATATACTATGTCGATTTATAATGACATGCATCTCAGTAGATGACACATGTCTCACTGGATGAATCGTTTACTCATATAAATAATATCTATCGAGCCAAATTTTTCTACGAAGTtcgtaaaaatataattaaagatTCAAGGTAAGTAATATAATATACTATTCAAAATGTGATGGGAAAACTCTCTTGGTCGTCAGATGTTCTATGATAAGGTAATTAATATCATGCATGTAGCATACTAACATTAtataaaatgttttttaaaCCAAATTTAATAAGATGTTAGAACCCTCAATTCAAAGGATTAtgacatattaaaatataattttacaaaaataaaacttttttGAGACATTTTTATAAGTCAATATTGtgatacatatattttatttgggtcatccgtgAAAAAGTCTTACTTTTCATacaaaaagtattaattttttttattgtaaatattaatATAGTTAACTCATTTCACGAAtaaagatatatgaaattgtctTACAAAAAACATAATCTTTCACAAAATGATGGTCAAATTTGGGGGTTAGACTATTTAAATATATGTAATGATTCATGAATAATTGTTATCATGATCAACATATTTATCCGCTATTGTACTACtacaaaaaaattatagatAAAATCATTATATTATCTATGTATTTTGATTAATCATTCAGCAAATATCATACATAATTTATTATCCTCATACAgtgtatatattaattatattcaaattatttatttgatatcAATAAAGTTATAATTCAAATGGTTAAGTCGATGCTACATGTGGGGGCACTACCCCATATGGTTTGGATGGACAAAATTCACACAcatatttgattttaaaaaaattagtggacatcatgtatgtgtggctaATAATTTGGACCCTTGATTCTATGATGAGGGTAGTACCCCTACATGTAGGATGAAATCAACCCCAAATCATATAGACTCACAACACTCAACTCACAGATTTCTTCTAATCTGTTAATAATCATATCACGTGAAAATTAAACAACTCGATTCTTAGCTTAAATCCAACTTTTTGGATAAAGTCTTAATCCACAATCTGTTTATATAAAGAACAAAGAATAAAAAAAGGAAAGAACAGCAGCTTTTCCAGTCTGGAGACTATCGGAAGCTGGCCGATTTCGTGGCGGCTGCGGACAGAGGGATCGAGGATTGTGTTGGGAAGTTCGCGTGTCCGCCGAATGAACCGGAAGATCTTGTGAAGAAAATTGGTCGTGCGAAGAATGTGAAGTATTTTTCGGGTTTTCTCAAAGCGTTTGGTATGATATATACGAGGGAAGATCGATAGCATGAGTGTTTAGTTTTTTTATTAGTATTattgtacaatgatttgaagaatgAAATTAATACAAGAAGTGATTCCGGATTCGTGGTGTTGAATATAgtcattaaatcatttaattttcattttcagGGGCCTGAATCACCACTAACAAGTGAAAGAAAACCGCATATAGTCATAAAATCATCCTCATTGTATACTAGCACACATGTCCTTCATGGATTTGGATCCTCTGTTTTGACTGAAAAGGTATTGTACTCTTTTTACACGAGATAATCAGCTGATTATCTCGTTTCGTTTGACaagtttttaaatttatctGACATTGTGTGAGGTCCATCAGATGATCAACTGATCATCTCGTACAAAAAGTACACGATCAGTCCATAACTGATCATCTCGTACAAAAAGTACACGACATCATATGCTCTATTTCAACTACAACATATGATCTAAATCCGTACTTCATTTCtagttttcataattttatttcgtaTTTCAAGAATATTGTAATAGCATAGCGATAATACTTTTCTTCATTACCTCCTGAATTATTAAAGTAACTAGGTACGTAACACTAATCAAGTAACGAATTGCGAacatcatttaattaattcgttaaaCTAATTTATATGCCATGAAAGTCAATATTTTCTATAAATTATTTCTTCAATAAAAATAAGTTCATTGAAGAAATCACCATGCATGAAATCCATGTGTGTGGCAATAATTTTCTTGGTGCTGATTTCCTTGCCATATCCAAAACTTTGtacaattataaattattaattcGAATGTTAGTGAACTGGTTAATTTTTccattcaaaataaaataaaatattactgCAGTTAGAAAAAAAAGTAGGTGGATATCTATCAATCTATCATATAAAAGCTAGCAAAGATTGTGACAACAGATAGAAATATTTGGCCTTTGTTTTTCTAGTACAGTGGTGAAGATGCATACTAGAAAATAAAGCAGGAAAAAGATTATAATTTAGTTGGCTAATAAAGTTGGTTCCTTCTGTCATCCAACCATCTCCACCTACAAAATGCAACCACAtgtcactttttttttttttttaacaaaattcgAATTGATGGGATATATTTCGAGTAAATTTTTTGTGGGGATTAATCATATATATTCCGGGAGAAGTGTAAAAGGAGGTAGCAATGGGGACACTAATTGGCTGGCATGTTAAGTTTTAAAAAGTACCATTGTAAAAAATGTTTCCACGTGCAAGACTTACCAATGGAAATCCCATCTAGGTCGCACTTTGGACATGCGATTATGGCCGTAAGGGTAGTCGGTCTCCGCCCTCTTGGCGTTCTGAAAGGCACAACATCCGATGGAGTAGATACCGATGAGGAAAACAAGCATCACGATGCTCAACACCGCGAGTTTGTGCCAATCCCTACGAACATTTTCGAGCACACCGGCCTTGCATGAGTCACACTCGTAGCACAGCACGTTCGGTGCGTTGTTCCATCGGTAGCAGTCTGCGTCCTGCGCTGTTGTTGTGGTTGTGTAGTCGCATGATGTCGGGGGTTTGCAACAACCAGACTGcatccatatttttattgattgTGTTCATATGCTAAAACTATAAATCAGTAAAATTCCTTGGTTTTACTGGAAACAGTTTATGTTCATCAGGAATACAAATTATAAACATGGTTTATGGAGAAAGTTAAAAATATAGATTTGTGCTGGAATAATAAATTTAGCTTCCAAGCAGTCGCAGATCAGGAAATCTTTAAccagaaaaaaataattattacctGAACTGGAGACATATCTTTAGTCAAATAATCATAAGGAGTCCACGAAACAACCTGGCCACAAGTCTTGGACCCCAAAATACAGCTCCTAACAGTCATCCAATACTTGGGATCCTCAATCCTTTTCCTTAACCATCCCGAATACTTATCCAGATGATACTCCTTATATATCCTTCCAGGCACTTCAATCCCGCCTCCGGGGCTTGTAACGACGAATCCAAAGATTGTTAATCCCATCAAAGTTGCTATGATCAGCAGCATGATAACTAAATAAACCCAAAGTGCCCACGCAACATGGAAGCATGCACCTATGAATCCTGCTAATGATATTATCAGGACTATGAATCCCACCACCAAAAGGGGCGTTTGGAGGAAGTTTTCACAAGTTGTGCTGCTTCTTGCCATCCATAACCCGGCCCCGATTATCGGTATCGAGGCTAAGAGGGTGAAGAGGTTGAGAAATCCTATCACTGTGTTGCTGAATCTGTACATGGCTTGTGTATTTGTTTAATTTGTCTGGATTTTAGTGGGTGGTTTTGGGGTGTTCTGGTTCTTGTATGATTTGTTTGCTTTGCTAGCTTTATCTTTAATGATCATGGCTTTATCGCAGTCGAAGGGTAGAGCTGATATTTTTGCAAATTAAAGAATTTCGATATTTTACCTATACGCGAGTTAGAACCGTTTGTATATATAGAgttcataaaatcatatttgcATACCACGGCTTCTCCTTTTTTAAATCGATCAATCAACAAAAATTATTCTCactgttttttttaataaaaaaataaaacattttttatTCACGTAAAATAAccaaattaaaaaaatcttgtgaataaatgtattgaaaaatatataatatatattttaattataatattaagtAAAAGAGGAAATTGCATTTTGTCTATATTTTCACTCTTCTCGATTGTGGTATTTTGTGTCgacaaattttttttactcCGTTATTTTTTCCcacaattttaattatttttctgaCATAAGACATTCAGAATGAGAACACATTTGTTCTACTACATCAACGTTCATaatgaaaaatgactaaatGTGTCAAAACTTGAAACTTATAGGAGTAACActaaaatttgataaaatagaTGACTAAAATTACATATGAGTACATACATAGAGCCGGAAATGCAATTTTTCATatgtaaaataattatatattttctaaTACAAACAAGGAACAGATTCAAATGAAATACTAAATGGTCTACCAAGCTTTTTTGATTTACTTTTTATAGCATTGGTGTCAGTGAGAAtggtgtttttaattatttattttttttttttttggttgctTTATCATTTTTCTGCATGGGTTCTTGAAATAATGTAACTTAAGCTTATTACTTTATGCTTTTTGTGCTTTGTGGATTGCTTTTGATATGAATAAGGTACACTAAAACATCACTATTGATGATCATCGATATCCACCAATTTGATTATAATGACAAAATTGCCCTTAATTGGAGACTAAGGAAACTTTCTTGGGAATTTTTCAACTATAAAATTGTCAAATAATTTTCTTaaccattttaattttttcatcCCAAAAAGACATAATATTAGTCCGacatgttaattttttttatataaatattgggtaagaagaagaaaaaaaattatttagttTTGATTATTTGATCGATCAAGACTCACTCCTAACTCCAATTATATCGTCAAAAGAATTTTGAGTACCACTTGATTGGAGACGATATATTCTTGTTGCTAGCTAGTTGAATAAACGTATCAAATTCTCAGTTGATGTAGCAAGGCAAGCAAAGAACAGAGAGCAATTTGTgtccaaaaaaagaaaaatggacCCCAATTTTGCTTCTTTTCTAAGCATGTTCTCAACCCTAGCTCTAATGTATAAAAGTAATTTAtcataataaaatatcattttgccCCTTATCTAAACCCAATTTTGCTTCTTTCGGGAACCATCAATTTGACATccactctttttttttaaaataaatcaggTGCTCTCCATTAATTGCCTTTACTCTTATCTTATAaagataatattatttaattttaaatattcacTCGTTCAGTGTATTATATTATAGCTTTTTTTAACTGAACCATACTAtgaaaagataaaaacttgtgtgagacggtctaacggatcgtagttgtgagacgaatctcttatttgggtcatctatgaaaaaatattactttttactctaagaatattattttttattgtgaatatgggtggagttgacccgtctcacagattaagaccTGTGAGACGGTcccacatgagactcactcctatAAAAATACACGGTATTTGACAAATTGAGATATTTAAttaatgagtaggtctcttgtaagacggtctcgcgaatatttatttatgagacgagtcaatcctaccgatattcacaataaaaagtaatatttttaatataaaaaagtaatattttctcatgaataaccaaaataagatatccgtctcacaaaatacgactcatgtgaccatctcacacaaatttttatcttaaTTAGTAGTTATT containing:
- the LOC140807195 gene encoding tetraspanin-6-like, with the translated sequence MYRFSNTVIGFLNLFTLLASIPIIGAGLWMARSSTTCENFLQTPLLVVGFIVLIISLAGFIGACFHVAWALWVYLVIMLLIIATLMGLTIFGFVVTSPGGGIEVPGRIYKEYHLDKYSGWLRKRIEDPKYWMTVRSCILGSKTCGQVVSWTPYDYLTKDMSPVQSGCCKPPTSCDYTTTTTAQDADCYRWNNAPNVLCYECDSCKAGVLENVRRDWHKLAVLSIVMLVFLIGIYSIGCCAFQNAKRAETDYPYGHNRMSKVRPRWDFHWWRWLDDRRNQLY